The sequence tttctttttcagacATAAAAGTGTCATTACTTTTTAGTGGTTGCCAAATAGAGTCCATTTGTGTTAATTGATAATTGAGGGTTGGCTGCTTGCAGCCAACAGAAGCCATTCCTCGCGCTAGACATGTCGCCGGAAGGAAATAACTTGCCACTAGACCATTAGTTACAGTGATATTTTCTCTTCCCATGAAGGTGTGCTCAAGTGGTGTAATGGCTAACACCATATAGTGTTTgtggtttttattttgatgcAGGCAGTGGTCTCGGAGCTCTGGTATGTAGAGGAATATGATGTGTTGGCCCTTGCATTGAATGGAAGAATGAATATCCGCAGGTTTCGACTTGGATGCTCAAGAACCTGAGGTTTCTATACACGAAAGAAATTATTAGAAGCATATATTGTATTTagcaggaaaagaaaaaaactttgGCACAGCAGTCACCCTTGCTATATGATCTATAGTGCAAGTGTTAACGGATCTACCATAGTCCGCTACATCAAGCAGATCACTGTAGATCCGCTAGTGAGTTCCGGTATTTTACAGGAATTGCTGggaacaaaattttcaactttttttgatATTGACCCTTTAAAAAGGCAGATATGGTGAGTTTACAAGAGCCACTGTGGGTGCTCTTAGTGCGCCATTACAAATATCCACTGCTAGGATTatacattcatatatatatatatatatatatatatatatatatatatatatatatatatatatatattttatggttTGAACTCGAGTCTCGAGACATCTATGGGAAATGTCAATATTACCTCAAATAATTATTTCCATTACAATTCATAAGTATTATGTATTGTCCTGTATAATACGAAATGTCAGTATTACCTCAAATTGGTTACCTTATAACTCAATCTTTGCAGTAATAGATGTCATAATTAACGTAGAAATATGCCATAGGTGTCACCCTGATTGACCATTCTGGCTTATTTCGATACAAAATTTTGGGGGTTATGTTCGGAGGGTCATAGATGAAGTTCCAGATCCAAGAAGACATTAAATGTTATGTTACATATCAATATTGCTAAGGGCTCAATTTGACTCACATTTTTAGGGTATAGGGGCTTTTAATGGATCTCTTGTTTGAAGTGCAAGATCGTTTTTGATCTTAAcattacaaattaaaataatcaaaaaaattcatgtcaaaTACTTAACGACACTTCTTTGCCACATCAACCCCATTTTAACCCATAAATTTAGCCATTCCATATGTTTTATCTTGTATATTTTACCTGTGCACCCTTAATTCAACAATGCAAGGAATCCCATATAATCATCTCAAAAGCATTCTAGGTAGGAATCCCAGATAATCATCTCAAATGCATTCCAACAATGTGTGACATTCATTTGTTGAGTGTGATTTTCGATGGGCCCTTTTCgtcaatgttttaaaaaaccGGATTTCGAATCATGCCGATAGCCCATCGATAACCAGTTTGACCGGCTGGctggtttgatttgattaattaaaatttttgataattaataataaattataaaaaacttataaatttttagaaaaatactataaattaaaatccATCACAATAAAATAATCACCACAATAATAACAccctcaatctcaaattaaaaataatattaccaaatttaattttcaattaacaaacattcttATAAAAAAGTACAACACaaccatataaattataaaaatctaAGTCCAACATAAtcatttaaatctcaattaggtCACTTGGGCACGTATGCCCAAGTGTGGATGCCAGACGCTCCCGCCAACATATTTTTCGCGGAGAAACTTCAACGACTCCTGTTATCCTCCTAAATCAATTTTTTCATAAACTTctttaaatttattaatttttttttttaatgaacctagggaaaaaaaaatataataaagcTGACGTGTCAAGCAACACAGTTCCACTCGACGATGTAAGAAAGCCATAACATAAACTGATAAAAAGACGAAAAGGAGTCACAAGAGGAGCACGTTACATGCTCACGTGTCCATATCCATAACGTCGAAACGTAAGTGGTTTGCCACGCGCCTTCGTGTGTAATCGCTTCTCCCCTTCCAACTTAACCAGTTTTTGTCCGGCAATCAGAAACCCTAACCTCTTCAAATCCTCAAATTTCTCTCAAGATTGGATGGTTTCGCTCCGCTCTGTTTTGTAGCACTTGCACTTCGATTTCGAATCCATTTTTGTTCTTCAAATCCTTCTGAggttagctttttttttttttttttatttttttattgaggGAATTGATTTTTAAGTTTAGTCTTCGTGGATTGATTGGTCTTTAATATTGGGCCGCAATCTGTTTGTagattttgatttaaaattgACTGCATTTTTCTTATTTCATTGAACGAAGAATTCTGAAATGGTCTTCTTAGTATTTTGTAGGGAAAtttaatccatatatatatatatatatattatattctgGCATGGGTTCGGAGGATCCTCCAAGTCTAATCAATGAGGCCAATGTTCCAGAGGATGTATCCGAAGACAGGTTAGTGTTTGAAGCTCTATTGTTTGGCTATATGTCCTTTAGCACCATTATATTGCTTCACATATTGCTGTTTAACACTTGAAAATTGTTGGATTCCGAGTACTATCACTATGCGGAAGTTCTACGTAGTCAATACATTTATGTACAAGTATTCGTACTTAGTTACCTGTAAGCTCATATCAGATAACCTTAAATTTTTGTTCCTTTTATTGAATTCCCCAGTATTTCTTTCGCTGGTTTTGGATTTCAAGTTCAAGATTTTGGACTTGGAGTTTTTGTTACCTTTACAGGCGAACATATGACATGGGCTTGCCCGTTTGAGGTATTCAAGGGTGTTGGATTGCGAGGTGTTCGGCTCCCAACCCTTGACAGTTTCAGGTGTTCAGGACTGTTGGGACAAAATCTTTATAaggttatatataaaaatcccaacacctcccaacaacTTCCAACCCCTCCTAACCCAACACCTCTCAACCAACACCCCTGAACACCTCAAACGGGCAAGCCCATAGTGGTagagttttttttgaaaagaattttttttattaacggcaccaagggggtgcaacccaagagCGAACTTGATTACACAATTTCGATATAATCGAAAATACTAGAACAAGTCCCAATCGACCAGAGCTTAAGCTCTGAAAGCCAATTATCCAAAAAAATCCCCATCGAACACTCCTTCTCGCAGAAAATTCTAGAGTTCCGCTCCTTCCAGATTAACCATCATGTGCCCTGAAAAACCATAAGCAGATGCTTGGCTTTGGTTTTACAAGAGGTGCAGGGGTGTAACCTAAAGGTAACAGGtttaattcctggaaacaataTCTCcgtatattatgtgggggtaaggtttggGTGCtgcatgtccccgaccccgggagttgtttaccttttttttttttttaatgttttttaccCTTATAAAGTTCGTGAAATACATATAAAGGAAGTAAAAAAGATATCTGATTCATTACGTACATACTGCAATATGTGTTTTATTAAGGGTGGTTTTGGCAATTCTTTATGTCTCGATTGACCATAAAATTTCACTTATTTGAAGTTGATAGTAGGAGTCCATTCCATAGTTACCAGGAACGGTGCTACCCCCCTCGTCCCCCGAACTGGGACGCACGTCCCGGAACGGGGTACAGTAGCGACCTGGGACGCTCGGGGACGCGACCCGGGACGCTCAAATGGGTGTCCCAAAATTCTTTCAAACCACAGCCAGATCAAAGAAGGTGAAAACGCTGGGTTTGTTGTAAACCTTGACTCCATCTTGTTCAGCTTCATCATTGAGATCTTCTTGGTTTGCGGCTGCCTCTGGAATGGTGAGATAGAGGAATTGCAGTGAAAGGGAGAGATAGAGATGGAGATGGAAACGGGAGAtcaggaagagagagaatgtgagACAGTGAGAGAGAACGTGAGTGAGAGATGAATTTCAGTGAAAGGGATAGACATAGATCGAGAAAGAGGCGAGAGatcaagaaaagagagagtgagaCAGCGAGAGAGAACGTGAGTGACATAGaggattttctcattttcattttattttatttttcgttcttttttgattatttggatttttttaagtGTTGTTGGGCTTTAAAGTGTAAGTGGATGGATATTTGGGCTTAAGTGATTTCAATTgactttatgatttttttaagacCTCTTTGGTGACTTGGGTTGGGTTTATAATGGATTATTATCTCTGTAATTCACTACACATAAGACATTAGAATTactatatttaatatataattcAATTCACTATTTTATATTCCATTCAGTATTTAGTGGTGACCCGAATAACTTTTTAAACCGTACCACGTTCCCAATTAGCGTACCAATTAATCCTACCCACTAACGTACCACAAATCATACAAGTGGCGTACCCCGTTCCCGTACCCGTACCACGAACCGGAGCGTACCGAGTTCCTGGTAACTATGGTCCATTCTGTGTTTTTTAGTCAAAAGCTTTTGAATAACATTTTTGTCCCTTTTTGCACTGAATTCTAGTTGGCTATTCCTCTTCTATATTCAGATGTTCAATTCAAATGTTGAATGTTCAAATAGCTTTATTATCAGCTCGATATTTTCAAAGGTTGATTATGCTTTGGAGGGTGTTAGACTGGCCTAGGTTATGGGTTGGCTAATAAGTTTTTTAACTTTATATTTGCCTTCTTTTGGGCTTACTAATACTTTTTCTAAAACTATGTTAATATTTTTCGACTAGAATAAGGGCTAAATTCTACAATAGgcgtttttatcattttttcaattaatgcaaATAAGGGCCATCTCAGCCATTACGTTAACAATttaaacctcttttttttttttccctttacttTTTCAGTTAAAGCTTCGTTTTTTTCTGTGCCACAGTTACATCTTTTACTTACAGGCTGGCAATGTCCTGTTGATATTAAGTTTCCTAGTGTATTATGTTGATTGGTTTCTCTACTTTTTGTAAAGAATCTCAATTTAGATTATTGCTTGTACATTATTACATTCATCATATGTTAGTACAATTGGATTCAATAAATTTAGATTCTGGTTCCGATTCGCACAAGTAATGGAgtgcatctttatcaaatgataGAAGGTTTGAATGGATATATGTAAACTGTATTCATGATATGCTGTGGATTTCATTTCTGATAGGTTTTTCTCTTGTAGGTCTTGTCATAGCAAGAACAAAGGGAAAGTGCCCAAAAGAATTCATAAAGCTGAGAGGGAGAAATTGAGACGGGAGCATTTGAATGACCTCTTTCTTGATCTGGGTGGTGCACTTGGTAATTATTGTATTTCATTGTGTCCATGAATGTTCTTGCCATGATCTTGAAGTTTGCCAGGCGAGCTGCTTTCGGATCTCACTTTAGTATTCTGTTGCGCAGAACTGACTCAGCCAAACAATGGAAAGGCCTCTATACTATGTGAAGCCACTCGACTTCTGAAGGACTTGGTTGGTCAGGTCCAGTGCCTGAGAAAGGAGAACGCATCACTTTTGTCTGAATCTCACTATGTAAGGCCCTTAATGTGTACACTTACATAAGCTCTATGCAAATAGCATCATCCTTAGTCGAGGGcagcattattattattattattttctcccTCCCCACTCAAAACTGAGGGAAAACCTGTGCTTTGCATAAGTAAGCCTTGGACACTTGAAGTGGCCCTTTACCCGAAGGTCACTAATACCGCAGGTTCTTTCTTGCTATGTCAACTCAAACTAGGGTCTCCCAGCTAAAGAATTTACCCCTTAGCCAATTATCTTTACCCTAGGGCAGTTGGTGGCAGCATTGTATCACACGTCCAAAGGGACCAATTTACTTTTGTTGGTTTCTTTTGAGTTCACTTTTTCCTTACGTACGAGGACTATGTACAATTCACGTCCTTTTACCTTCTTTTACCTTTGCGTCACCTTTTTTACTGATTAGACTACTTGGAATATTGAATAGGTGACTGTTGAGAAGGGGGAGCTGATGGAGGAGAACTCGGCCCTCGAAAGTCAGATTGAGAAACTGCAGGCAGAGGTAGAAGCAAGAGTGGTGCAATTAAATTCAGACTTGAATATACCTCTTGAATATCAACAACCAGAACTGAGACCACAATTCCCTGGAGAATGTCTTGGTTTACCAACTATGAAACCTGGGTTGCCGCAAGCTCCTGCTGTTTTTGTTGTTCCCATTTGTCCTGAAGTCCCATCATCCTTCACTGCCTATACACCCGTCTCACATGTGAGCAAACCACATGCCAGGTACCCGGACTCAACTGATTCATGGCCTCTCCGATTTCTCGGGGATCAGCCGAGTGCTGGAAAAGAATTTCAACATAAGTCTGTTCCTATTTCTGGAGAACACGTCGCTGATAACTTGTAAGTTTAAATAATGTCTATGTTTAGTAATTTGTAACTGCACTTCCTCCTTTGTTCATGATTTATTGGTAAACGCCACTTTGGGAGAGTACATATGTTGCTTGGTAGTTACTGgtaaatatatatttctatGTGAATTAGTTGGTATGCACTACTCATCTGTCATTggatttactaatttatccaaTGAAAGAACCTTTGCTGCATAATAAGCATGGTGACACCTTTCTTTAACATTTGTATTACATATGAAGCATATCATCATCACATATAACTATAGAGGGAGTCTTTCACCCATGAAAGAGACTAATACACAAGAATAAAGACAGAAGTCACTATCTAATGAAGGACAAAAATTTCTTGCAAATCATTTATCCCAGTTATTTATGTACAATGAGAAGTTCTACTTATTTAAggtcttgttttattttataacTTAAAATGTCTTGGAGAAATGTAAGAGGGAGTGTAGAATTTTATTCTGAGAGCGATTCGGATCAGCGATTGGAGCATTGAACTTAAATGGATAAGCATACATGAAATTTTACATcattatctcttttttttggctTATATTTATTGTATCACCATTGGGAGCATTGAACAAAAATGGATTCACTGCAACAAAATGCCTCGAAGGAATTCTGCATCAACAGAAGTGATGTCTACAGAATCCAGTAGTTGAGATAGTGTTTCACTCAAATCATCTACCTCTTTCTGTAATCTCTTAATGCAACTGCATGCTTCCTTCATTACACTTGATGCTGTCACCTGCAACAGACCACAAAACCCAAATTAGCGTTCAATCTTACATTACTAGCAAGCATTTTAAATTCATGAATTGGGTTTGTGGCAAAGGTTCTGAATCATCTCGACAGATTTTCAACTTCAATAGCTGTTTTATATTTTGAGTTACTTCATTGTATCCTAGATTAGTCTAGTAGTTACTTAACTTACTTTGGTTCAAGTTATGAAGAAAAATGGATGTATATAGGCTAGAAAGAAATGGAAGATACCACTGAGGTTGGGTTATTTTGATTAAGCTGCGGTAGCAATGCCTGTAACTTCATGATGAGATTGCTAACATCGTCGACATCGGTCAGTCTTGGAGCTCCAGATCTCCTGCTTGACATTGCTTAATCagctctctgtttttcttctttttgagacTAACAATGGCTGAGTAgtggggtgggggggggggggagttgGACTATGTGAAGAGGCAGCTTATAAATAGCCAAGTATGGAGTGTTAGAGACAAGAGTTAGTAGGACAACACCGACAGCAAAAACACTATTCATTGAAGATCCAATAAACTTCAGCTGATTAGGACCCATTTGGTCTCCTGATTGGAAGGCAGTGAGCCAACAGTTTAAACAGGGGATTTTGGCAAACTAAGTCATGGAAAACTTAAAATGTTTACATTCTACCAGAATGATTCGTTGCCTGTTGAGCACTTCTAGCACATTTTATATTGCATAGTCCCTTTCTGCTTAGGTTTTGTATGTTCAGATTGATACTTCTGTGCCATTTTAGTTTTTGATGGCAAGAGTTTACACATCAATTACTCTTTTTTTGTACGCTGCCGCCATCATCATTATCgaccgagcctttatcccaaaaatttgagGTCggttacatgagtctatgagaatatCATCGGGAATTCACTACATGGATTTGTTTTCTCTATTCATTTGTATCATGAATCATACATTCATGTACGGGAATACCTGTTCTATTGGTCATAAAAGGTTTCTTACTTCTCACATGGTTTTGAGCAAGTGATGTTAACAGAACCTTGTCTGAGAGGATGGAAGTACTCAAGACATGATGGTGTCACTCACACACCTAATCATTTGGGATTTCGGCCTCATTCACCAACCTCTCAATTTGGCTCCTAGATCCCCGTAATTGCTTATACATGCAGACGTTTGCAGTTAGACATGTCATGCTAACTAGTTTGCAGGACTATAATcatattaaatataaattattatattgatATACTTATAAAAATGAGGTGAGATTGTAGTTTATGACATAATAAGCTAAAAATGAGGTGTGTCATTGTCGGGCATGGAAGCTATCTCGATTTGATTCTAGTTTACTTTCTTTGAGCTGGCTTCCTCCTCCTACAAATTGGGTCAAAGTCAATTTTGACACAGCCATGGGTCAGAACATCACTGCTTCTGCTGCCATAGCTAGGTCCGGAGAAATTGTGTTTGCCTCAGTTTGCAGTTCAGTAAGAGTGGATCCTTCGGTGGGGGAGGCGATGAGTTTACGCTTGGGAGTCCAACGTTGTTTGCAGCTTCAGTTTCAGGATGTCCAGTTTGAGGGGGACGCTCTAATTGTTGTTAATGTTGTGATTAAGCCTTATTTGGTTTCTCACTGGGCTatgagaatttgattgaagacaCGCATGGTGATTTGAATAGGCTTAGGAGTTCGATTATTTTGAAGATTAACAGGCAACAAAATGTTTGGGAGAATGTTTTCGCCAAATGGACCGTTGCTTTGAGACTTACCGGCCACATCCCCAGTTATTTGGGTTCAGATTTTCAATGCTGATTAAATAGTGTTCATGATCCACCAGAGCATTCTCAATTTATCTAGGTGTTGTTGGTAGTCTTGGTTTGTTTGTGtcagtcaaaaaaaaaacaaatgtgtcacacaaaaaaaaaaagtgagtagACTAAATCCAAAAGAGAGAAATTCTACCTAAGttatcaaaatcaaataaatttgaaCTTTAGATTATTGACCTGAAATGTTTTGAAGATCCGATGACGAAAATGAAATACAACCAATCTCTTTTGATGATGAGATATTATATTAACCCGTCCAATCACCATTAAACCAGTTTCTATTGTCctctggtttttgttttttggcttGAATCTAACACTACTTTCATAGTGGGACTGTGGgaccaacaaaataaaatatttatcaactTTTACTGCGCAGCAGAAGTACAGAGAGCAAaactttcaaaaacaaaaaactgtttCATTTTTTGGGTGCCCAACTAATCATTTGCCATCACTGTAAATGCCAGGAAAATCTAATCTCCATGTCAGAGAGGAAAGAAAACTAGCTCGACTTCTGCTTTATTTATCACAGAGACCATCCATGACACTACATACAGTATGAATGATGGGTTCAAATGCATGGTgaaaggaaaataaacaaaaagtgGGGAAGCCCCCAAAGGCCAAATCACATCATCAATCTAAATGCATTCTTCACCTATCTAGCCAAACTTTATGTCTGATATGCCAAATCAGTTGCAAAATTATCAATGCGAGATGATTTAGAGTAATGACGCGACTTTCAAACTCTAACATGGCtaccaagaaaaagaaacttcCGCCATTGTAATCAGAAAGAGAGAATTGTTAATCTGCAACAGTTCACTACCTGTATCATATGCCAAATTATCAATGCCAGATGATTTAGAGTAACGAGGCGACTTTCAAACTCTAACATGgctacaaagaaaaagaaacttcaGCCATTGCAATCAGAAAGAGAGAATTATTAATCTGCAACAGTTCACTACCTGTATCAACAATATATGAAGCAAGGCAACTTCACCCTTGCAGGCTTTTCATCATCATTCACTAGCTTTAAaatccaaaagcataaaaaattgATGAATACTATGAATCTTTAGGTGAAAAATAAGATACAAGCGAGACAATGATTTTTTATTATTCGTAGAGGAAAATAATCTGCAACCAAGGAAAATAAAACACAGTTGCACAATAGGTTCAAGAAAATGATGGAAATGTAGAAAATATAGGGAAGTTATCTGAATGAACTCCACTGTCCCTTGCAACTGCAAAATCGTAATGCATTAGGGCCCCTAAACAGATCTCATTAATTGATCTAGAgtcaaaagaaaatacaaactgagaagagagagaaaaaaaaaactgaaatctTCCCAGGCATGATAATTAGCAGACAATCGATGGGCAGATGAGCTGAGTGATTTGTTAATACAGGTAAAAAAATTAGAATGCACAAATGTGGGAGACAAGACAAGCTGGTACTTAGAAGAAGCTCTTCGTCTAGTGGTAGCCTACTCCTTAAGGTTTGAATACGACAAAGGTCAAGTTCGAGTTCATTCACACACAAATAATAACAATTAAAAAGAATTacttatcacaaaaaaaaaacacaagttgACACTTGGGCCTTGGCGGCAAAAATATAAAAGGAAGCTTAAGCAAAGCAAGAGAACCAGAAGCACAACTGTGTCAGAATGCTAATTTTACAgccacaaagaaaaaagaattagtTGTTTAAATATGAATATGTAGTAGCTATAGCAAGATAGCAATCCACTTGGGAAAGGAATGTCCCATCCAATtaataaaaagacaaaattgCATTAAGGTTCCTAGTTTGCTCCTATCAGTCATGCCATACTCTAGATCTTGGGAAATTTATAAAAGCTTCTAAGTGTTTGTTCAAGGAGAAGCAGACTTTAAGTTACAATGATATATGTTGACGCATGGACCACAAATCCAGCAAATGCAAACACAAAGGCAAGTTTCCCGACTCTTATGGGGATCTCTCTTTTATGTTCTAAAATTTTCCAAAACTGTCGTTGAGTATATTCATTCACCTTCCTAATTTTTTCCATAGAACTTGTACCTCCTAAACCCAAAGCGTAAGAAACCATCTCTGTAAGTATCAGGTCTTGTAAGGCTTATGCTGAACCCCTAATAGAGTTAGATGCCTTTCCCAAACACCTTTTTCACCTTGAGAACTAAGATTTGAACAGCTGACAATAACAAGGTCCTATGTGCTCTATAAAATACAGTAGAGTAAACAAAAAGCTGAGATTTGGTTACACATTGAAACAATTCAATTAGATGGCAGAACTGCCGGCACAATCACCATAAACAGCTTAGGAAATTACACTAAATGTAACCCTGCAAAGTGTACAGTCTCAGTTCACAGAGGAACCATGTACCCAATCAATGGGGGCATGAGTGACACTCAAACTATGCTCacatggaaaaaagaaaaccaaaggaaaagaaaaacaagaacacTGAGATTCACCCTCGTTGGGGGTGGCTAATTAACTGCTTGTTTCTCTTAAAATATAAGTATAAGTTATTGCACTAACTACTAACTAGGCCCATCACAGAATATACgcaatgcaatcaaattttgaaaatact is a genomic window of Tripterygium wilfordii isolate XIE 37 chromosome 16, ASM1340144v1, whole genome shotgun sequence containing:
- the LOC119980367 gene encoding transcription factor PRE4-like encodes the protein MSSRRSGAPRLTDVDDVSNLIMKLQALLPQLNQNNPTSVVTASSVMKEACSCIKRLQKEVDDLSETLSQLLDSVDITSVDAEFLRGILLQ
- the LOC119980506 gene encoding transcription factor bHLH47-like, producing MGSEDPPSLINEANVPEDVSEDRSCHSKNKGKVPKRIHKAEREKLRREHLNDLFLDLGGALELTQPNNGKASILCEATRLLKDLVGQVQCLRKENASLLSESHYVTVEKGELMEENSALESQIEKLQAEVEARVVQLNSDLNIPLEYQQPELRPQFPGECLGLPTMKPGLPQAPAVFVVPICPEVPSSFTAYTPVSHVSKPHARYPDSTDSWPLRFLGDQPSAGKEFQHKSVPISGEHVADNL